The Doryrhamphus excisus isolate RoL2022-K1 chromosome 18, RoL_Dexc_1.0, whole genome shotgun sequence genome contains a region encoding:
- the zgc:113184 gene encoding uncharacterized protein zgc:113184, producing MEEAYMQLYQEFVHLRSLCLRQAALLHHLMAALQKKKGTPEGDLSLQCTSVPFQGPPIGGLKSDVNMSHLLTEDMSKLCLKVPDGKSEETNSSNQSSLNPSSAVNTHHHHQDAMITSFTERRFLGFDFPSLSGRLLMSDVALQSNVCDFCQAVFPGHTTTRGQFLQHLHNHVT from the exons ATGGAGGAAGCATACATGCAACTTTATCAGGAGTTTGTCCACCTCAGATCGCTTTGTCTAAGGCAGGCTGCTCTGTTGCACCATCTCATGGCAGCCCTGCAGAAAAAGAAAG GTACCCCAGAGGGGGACCTTTCTCTCCAGTGTACCTCCGTTCCTTTCCAGGGACCTCCAATAGGAGGACTCAAGTCTGATGTGAACATGTCGCACCTCCTGACTGAAGATATGTCCAAGCTCTGCTTAAAAGTGCCTGATGGGAAATCAGAAGAAACTAACTCTTCCAACCAGTCTTCATTAAATCCTTCCAGTGCAGTCAAcacccaccaccatcatcaggACGCCATGATA ACGTCTTTTACAGAAAGAAGGTTCCTCGGTTTTGACTTCCCGAGTCTGTCGGGCAGATTGCTGATGTCCGACGTGGCGCTGCAGTCTAACGTGTGCGACTTCTGTCAGGCGGTTTTTCCCGGACACACGACCACTAGGGGACAGTTCTTGCAGCATCTCCACAACCATGTCACCTAG